TCTGAGTAAATCGAACGCCAACGTCACCCTCCGCGACCGCTCCCCAAGATCTCTGCCAGAACCGAGAAGTCACGTCACGCAGTAACCCGACCGGTGGATTGTCCGGGCAGGCCGGACCGGCGTCCTCACCTCCGGAGACAGATTGCAGATGCATCTACATCCAGGCGAGACCGAGGCCGTTGGCTGGCGGGTGGTGACCGTGCACGCCACCGTCCGGCAACTGCGCGATGCATCAACCGACGTCACCGGACGTCCGCGGGTGATCGCGATCGACGGCCGGGGCGGCGCAGGCAAGACGACCCTGGCCGAGCGGCTACGCAAGGTGGCGCCCAACTCCGCCATCGTGCACACCGACGATGTCGCCTGGAACCACGCCTATTTCGACTGGGGTGCCGTGCTCGTCGAGAACATCCTGCAACCCCTGCACCGGGGTGAGGCGGTGGATTTCCGCCCTGATGCCTGGATCGCCCACGACCGGCCCGGATCGATCACCATCCCCGCCGATGCCGACTTCATCTGGGTGGAGGGCACCGGCATCATCCGCGAGGAGCTTGCCCCGTGGTTGGACGCCTCGGTGTGGATGCAGGGTGACCTCGATGAGCAAGAGCGCTTGTTGGTCGTCCGCGACGGTGACTCCCCCGAGCAGCTGGAGCACGTGACGAACTGGCTGCTGGAGGAACTGCCGTTCATGTTGCGAGAACAGCCGTGGGCCCGAGCCACCATGATCGTCGCCGGCCCTCCGCGGATCGACCATGACCCGGACACCGAGTTGGTCGTCGCCCCGCCGACCAGCCCTTAGGCCGGCCGACCCAGGTCCCCCGTAGCCCATGCCGGCAGAAGTACATCTCACGCTCCACCGATCTCCACCGCGATCAGGGAGTGCATGACCGCCACGGTGGAGAACTCGTAGCAGTAGTAGGGCTGGCGCAGCAGCTTGCGGGCCGTACGGGGTGGCCTATCTGATGGTAACGATGCGGAAGGTGGCGCTGGAGCAGCTAGACGGTCTTGGCGCACGCCTTCCTGTCTCAGGGCTTTTCGGTCTATTCATCGTGGTCAGCGGCAACGTGGAGCAGTTGCGGCTCGGGCGCGAACCTAATGGAAACGCCGCGCCTTTGTGGTCATGGGACGACCTGGAGTGATCCAGTCGTGCTCCGCGGCCGCGCAGCCGGTCTCGCCGAGGCGCGTCCACGCGCGGGGCGCGGCATCCCTGCCCCCTCGGCGGCCTGGGAGGCAGGTTGAGTTGGGTTACTGGTAGCCGGAGGTGCGGGTCAGCGTTTGAGGCGCCCGCGGATGGCGAGGACGCCGGGGCGGTCGAGACGCCCGACGCTCGGTGAGCGGCCCGGCTGCGCGAGTGGGGCACGTCCGCGCAGGACATCGCCGACCGGGCCGGGCTGTCCGTGACCCTGGTCCGCCGCGTCCTGCGCGGCGTGGCCGACTCCACCCTGCGCTTTCTCGCACTGCCAGACTGCGCCTCACAGTCACCAGGGTCGGGGCAGTTCGGTGCGTTCGTCGGAGAGCTGGTGGAGGAGGTCGGCGTCGCTGTCAGGCAGGGGCCGGCCGAGCCGCTGGACGACGTTGCGGTGGAGGAGTAGTGCAGGGCTGTCACCTGTAGTGTCGAGGGGTGCCCATGCGGTGGCGGTGGTGCGTTCCCTCCGGTCGGCGCACGGGTTGCCCCTGGACGGCATCGTCGCGGCGCCCGCCGGTAGTCCGCACGGCGCGCCTTCGCCCTGGATGTCCCTAGCCGACCTCGAGGACCAGCTTGCCGCGAGTCTTACCGCTCTGACTCAGGCGGAACGCCTCAGCGGCCTCGGCCAGCGGCAGGGCACGGTCGATGTGGACCTTGAGCTTGCCCGCGTCGGCGAGTTCGGCGAGTTCGGCGAGGTCCGCGCTGTCGGGCCGCACCCAGACGTGGTGGCCGCCCCGCTGTGTCACGCCGGGGTCGACGATCGAGGCCAGTCGGCTGGGGTCCTTCAGCAGGTCCTGGGAGGCGGCGACCGCGTCACCGCCGACGTTGTCCACCGCGGCGTCGACGCCCTCCGGCGCGAGCTGCCGCACCCGGTCGATCAGGCGGTGGCCGTCCCCGTAGGTGACCGGTTCGGCGCCCAGGGAGCTCAGGTAGTCGTGATTGCGCTCGCTGGCGGTGCCGATCACGCGGGCTCCCATGGCCACGGCGATCTGCACGGCGAACGACCCCACACCGCCGGCTGCCGCGTGCACCAGGACCGTGTCGCCCTTGCTGACGCCCACCCGGCGCAGTGACTGCAAGGCCATCAGCCCCGCCAGAGGCACGCCGGCCGCCTGCCGCCAGTCCAGCGAGGCGGGCTTGCGCGCGAGGGTGCGCACCGGCGCGGCGACGAGCTCCGCGTAGGTGCCGTGCTGCACCTCGTCCTTGCGGACGTAGCCGAAGACCTCGTCGCCGACCGAGAACTCGGGGGTGTCCAGGCCGACGGCCTCCACGACGCCTGCGACGTCCCAGCCGGGCACGAGCGGGAAGTGGACGTACATGATCGGGTCGAGGTACCCGGCGACGATCTTCCAGTCGACAGGGTTGACGCCGGCGGCCTTCACCCGGACGAGTACCTGGTCCGGGCTGACCTTGGGGTCATCGGTCTCCGCGAATTCAAGCGTTTCCGGACCGCCGTAGCGGTTGGTGATGATGGCTCGCATGACCGAAGCCAACAGGCCGGGGGCCGCGGTTCTTCCACGGCTGGCCGCCCGGGCCGGTCCGTTCAACCCTGTTGGCGGCACCGCCGGCTGCGCTCCGGCCGGCCGACCGCGTCTTCTCCGACCGACCGCCCTGAGCTCAGTTGTCATCGCGGTGAGCGCGCCTGTCTCGCAGCAGTCCCTCTTCGGCGGGATCCGGTCGGCGGCTGTGAGCGTGGTCAGCGGCAGCGCGGTCGTCACTGCGCTGACGATGGCCAACGCCTCCTGGGAAGCCGTGGTTCTGACCGTGGGTGCCACGTTCTTGATCTCGCTCGTTCTCGGCCTGGCCAAGATCGTGGTACCCGATGAGTCCGAGCACAAGCGGGACCTGGTACTCGAATACTTCCGCTACCGCGAGCGCCGGGCTGAACTGCGCAAGCGCCGACGGCGACAGAGAGAAAGTGTGAATCCGCAGGAGCAGCGCGACCGGTCCACTGGAGGTGATCGCACACTTCCGTGATCGCTGCCGGAGGTCGGCCCGGCTGTCGAGTAAGAGGACATCTCATTTGGCGTGTTCGATAGTCTGCGGTCGTGGACATCGTGGAGCGCCTGGTGCCGGATGAGCTGTGGGAGTTGTTCGCGCGGGTGGTGCCGCCAGCCCCGACGCGGCCTCAAGGTGGTGGCCGACGGCGGTACGGGGATCGCGAGGTGCTGGCCGCGATTGTGTTCGTGGCCACGTCAGGGTGCACGTGGAAGCAGTTACCGCCATCCTTCGGCCCGTCGGGGCCGACCGCGCACCGCCGGTTCAGCGAATGGAGCAGGGCCCGGGTCTGAGCCAAACTGCACCGCCTGGTGCTGGACGAACTCGGCGCTCGCGGAGACCTGGACTGGTCGAGGTGTGCGATCGACTCGGTGAACATGCGGGCCCTGAAAGGGGGGACCTGACAGGTCCGAATCCTGTCGATCGGGGCAAGAAAGGCTCGAAGATCCACCTGGTCACCGAGCGGACTGGTCTGCCCCTCTCCGTGGGCATATCGGGCGCCAACCTCCACGACAGCCAGGCCCTGCAGTCCCTGGTCCGCGGGATCCCGCCGATCCGCTCCCGCCGCGGCCCACGCCGACGCAAGCCCGCCAAGCTGCACGCCGACAAGGGCTACGACTACGACCACCTGCGTCGGTGGCTGCGCAAGCGCGGTATCACGCACCGCATCGCACGCAAGGGCATCGAATCCCCACACGGCTGGGCCGCCACCGCTGGACGATCGAGCACACCATGGCCTGGCTCGCCGGCTGCCGTCGGCTCCACCGCCGCTACGAACGCAAAGCCGAACACTTCCTGGCCTTCACCGCCATCGCCTGCACCCTCATTTGCTACCGCCGACTCACCAAATGAGACGACGTCTTAAAGAATTCGGTGAGGAGGCTGTCGCCGGCAGAGCGTCGCTATCATCGGCACCTTCGACGGCCGCATCCTGGCCGGAGAAGTCAAAGCCAGTCCCGATGACTTCAATGCAGAGCAGATCGTCCACGAAGCTCTCACATACCATCCGATCGCACTGTGACCTGCAAGCTCCGTCAGCCAGCGGCCACCCCCGCTGTTCGGCGCGGGCGCGGGTTGCTGGCGGAGCCACGCCGACCCTGCTGCCCGGGGCGGCACGCGCGACGGGTGCCTCAGCGCTGGAAGACCGCTGTCGCCACGGGCACCGCCAGCAGCAGGCTGAGCCCGATCAGGGGCAGCCGGTCCAACCACAGGACGGCGGCGAACTCACGCAGGGTCGCGGAGAGCCAGTACGCGGGAGAGGTCGGCGCCCCCACGACGTGGACAAGGACGCCGGCGCGACGGGCCAGCAGGGCCGTGCGGTAGACGTGGAAGCCGCTGGTGACCACCGTGGCACGGTGCCCGGAAGCGGTGCGGTCCATGAGAGCCGCGCTGAAGCGGAGGTTCTGCCCGGTGTTCACGGAGCGGTCCTCCCGCACGATCCGGTCGGCAGCCACCCCGCGTGCGCGCAGGTAGTCGGCCATGGCGTCCGCCTCGGAGCGCACCTCGTCGTCGCCCTGGCCGCCCGAGACGACGAACACCACACCGTCTGCGTCCGGTGCGCCGGCGTCGTCGACCGCGAGGGCCCGCTCCAGCCTGCGGCGCAGCAGCGGACCGGGCCGGTCGCCATTGAGCCCGGCGCCCAGGACGACGACATGGGTGGTCTCCGGCGGCGGGGTGCTGCGGCCCCGGACGAACACGTAGACGGTGAAGGCGAGGAAGAGCAGGCTGAGGTATCCGGCGGCCGCGTTCACCGCCACCATGAGGGCACCCGCCACCTCGCCCCCGGCAGTCTGGACGACCGCGTCGAAGCCGAGCACCGCCAGCAGGGCGCAGCCGGCGGCGCCGGTGGCCAGCAGGGACGCCTGCGGTCCGTAGCGCCGGACCAGGACGATGCTGTCGACCAGCAGGAGCAGGCCCAGCGCGAGGGTCATGAGCAGGGCGGCGACGGCGAGCACGGTCACGACGGTGGGGTGAGTCTCCGCACTGCGGGCGGCCTCGCCGAGCCCGGCCGACGTCACCGCGAGGCAGAACAGGACAGCGGTGGAGAACCGGTGCGGCGCCAGCACGGCATGGACGACGCCGCCCACGGCGAACACCGCCGCAGCAACGTACTCCGGGTACTCCGGCACGTCCCCCACCACTCCGCTCTCCCGCCCGCCGGGCCCGACCCCGTCCGCCCGTCGCCGCCTGCGCATTTCCGGACCCGCGCACCGCTGCGGGGCCCGGTGCGGACGCCGCCGAACATCCTCGCAGACCCGTCGGCGGGAGCCCACGGAATCCGGGAAGGGTTGAGCCCTCCGGGCCCAACCCGACCGGACCGACACGGGAGTGAGGGACTGTCAGAGCGTGTGTGAGGGGTTGTGGGCACCCTCCGGGCACCCACACAACCTCTGACGGCCCCTCACGGGCCGTCAGCACCGCGCCAGCTGCCACGCACTCCAATCCCCCGAGCCGCATCTGACACCCCGGCGAACTGGTGCCGCTGTGGCGGCGCCTGACCCGGCACGGCCGGATGCTGTCCCTCGAGGCGAACCTCGGCGACGCCGCACTCCGCGAACTGCTGGCCGACGAAGACGGCGAGGCCGGTCAGACCGAGGTCCTGCCCGGCGTCACCGTGCACGGCATGGACATCGGGAAGTGGCTGGCCCGGCAACGGCGGGCACGTCATCTGACACCCCTCCGGGATGCGTACCAGGCGGAAGTCCTCGTCGGCGGGCCATGGGTCACTGGCCTTTCCGGACAGTTCAACGCGCCTTCCGGTGCGTTGGCTCCGCGTCGGCGCAGCGTGCTGGGCGGTTCTTGCCCTGGGGACCAGGGTGCCGTCCACGATGAGCACGGTGTCCTTGGCGAACCGTTTGCGGGGCTGGAGCGCGAGCATCGGCCCAAGATGGTCGATCACGCGGTCCGCCGCGGATTTAGACACCCCGAACAGCGGGGCGAGCTGGCGCATCGTCAAGTTCGTGCGCCAGTACGCCGCGACCAGCAGTGCCCGGTCCTCCAAGGACAGGCTCCACGGCCGACCCTTGCGGAAGGCATCCGCACCCTCACGCCGCAGCACCGTCACCAGCTTCCCGAAGGCACGGGGGCTCAGCCCGGTGAACGGGGCTATCCGGACACCTCAGGCGGTTAGCGCGTCAAGTCTGTTGCTATGGGCGGTCGAACAGATGGGGCAGGTGCTCGGGGCCAGAGTGGGATGATCTGAGTGTGGAAACTCCTGATCCTTCGTTCCAACGTCGTCTGCTGAACGAGGCGCTGACGATAGTGGCGGCACCTGCGCGGGTCCAGACAGCATGGCTGGAGAAGCATGGTGTCGTGACGGCCGAGATCGCCCTCGACTTCGATCACGCATTCCGCATGGCCGACGGTCTGGTGGAGGAAGGATTCCTCAGCCGTGATGTCCTGCCCGAGCTCCGGCTGATCGACTCGATCTTCGATGAGATGAGCTGCGACGAGTCCACGGATCGATGGACAGCTGCGGCTCTGTTCAGCGATGTGGGGTGGATCCGTGCCCGCGTGCTGGCTCAGCAGGTTCTCGCCCGTGAAGGCGTGAACGCCTCGCCGCTGCCAGACATCTCTGTCGTCCGATAGCGGGCCCCGACAGATCAGGCCGCTGCCCCCTGTGGGACGACGTTGCCCTCAGGGAAGGCCACAGCCTCGTCGAAGTGCTGTCCGTGCTGGGGGCAGTGGTAGAGCTGTCCGATCATGCGATTGAAGAGGTTTCCCTGGGCGGCCGCATGCCAGTCTCCGTGGTTGTCCCGGCGACGGCGGTAGTGGGCCTTGGCACCGGGTGAGGCGGTGATGGAGGAGAAGGCCCAGACGTAGCCGGCGTGGTTGAGGCGGTCGTTGTTCACCCAGCGTCGGGTGATGCTCGACTTCTTGCCAGAGGCTCTGGTGATGGGCGAGGCGCCGGCGTATGCCTTGAGGCCGCGGGCGGCGGCGAACCGGGTGCGGTCGTCTCCGATCTCGGCCAGGACCCGGGCGCCGAGAGGGCTGTCGCTACCACTGGATTAGGACGGCTCGGACGCCGTGATCACACCAGCCAGCGCTGATCGTCTCACCGAGCCCGTGCGCCTGGACCGGGACTTGATCATGGGGGTATCTGCGAGAAGAGTGGGCGGTATGACGGACTCAGCAGACCTGACGCTGGCGCACCAACTGGCTGATCAGGCGGACGAGATCGCCCGGCGCCACTTCCGCGCACCCGACCTGGGTGCCGAGGACAAGGGCGACGGAAGTCCGGTCACCAACGCGGACCGCGAGATCGAATGCGTCCTGCGCGCGTCGATCCGTACGGAACATCCCGGCGACGCGTTCGTGGGCGAAGAGTTCGGCGCCCATGGGCGCAGCAGCCGCCGATGGATCATCGACGCCATTGACGGCACGGCGAGCTTCATTGCGGGCGATCCGGAATGGAGCACTCTCATCGCCCGGGAAGAACACGGCACCGTGACCATGGGCATGGTCTCCGCGCCCGCGCTCGGGCGCCGCTGGTGGGCAACGCCAGGCACCGGCGCCTGGATGGGCCCCTGCCCCTCCGATCCGTCAGCACCGCCGCATCGGCTGACGCTCACGGCAGGAGGAAACGCCAAGGATGCCGCCATCGGAATCTGGCCTCCACCACCGCGGCTAAGCAAAGCCGAACGCGTCGCCGCGGCCCGGCTGGCAGCAGGAACCGCAACCGTGCTCCCCGCACTCAACTGGGCATCTGCGGACCCCACCACGCCGCCACCCAGCAAGCCATCCACCGGATCCGGCACCTGCCATGGAGCCCTCCTGGTCGCGACAGGAAAACTCGACGCCTTCCTGCTGCTGGGCGCCGGCCCCTGGGACATTGCCGCAGTGATCCCCATCGTCGAGGAGGCCGGCGGCACCTTCAGCGACCTCTCCGGCCAGCGACGAACCGACACAGGCGCAGCTCTGTTCGCCCGACCCGGCCTCCACCAGCAGCTCCTGGGCCTGCCCAAACCCCCCAACTGACGCACAAACCAGGACCGTTTCACCCCGCCTCATGGGTTACGGGACAAGCTTTAGCGGCGATACCTCCCACGCATCCAGCCCGCTCCGAAAGCAACCGCGACAATCACAGACAGAAGGATCGCTCCAAAGATCACGGTTGCTCCGGCTGAAATCACGATGATGGTCCACCACGGCGGATCACCTTCCACAGTGCACCCCTAAGGAATCACGAGTACCAGACACGACGCCGGGCTCTAGCGAATGGTTCCGTGGGCCTTACATTGAAGCTTCCCCTTGATCGTGGACACCTGGAGACTGGGATCTTGAAGTTCCAGAGGAAGTAGCACCAGGTGGGAAGCAAGTACACGAAGCGGTACACCGAGGAGTTCAAGCGGGACGCGATCGCGCTCGTCGATTCCTCAGGCAGAACGGTCACCGCCGTTGCCCGGGAACTCGGCATCAGCTCCGAGTCCCTGCGCGGCTGGTACCGCCGGGCGAAGGCGGACCGGGGAGAGGGCGAGTCCGGTGAGCTGACCAGCGCCGAGCGCGAGGAGCTCAAGCGGCTGCGCAAGGAGGTCCGCGAACAGCAGCAGACGATCGAGATCCTGAAAAAAGCGACGGCCTTCTTCGTGAAGGAGAACGACCGGTGAATGAGTTGTACCGGTTGATCCGTGCGGAGAAGGCGAACTACCCGATCGTCCTGCTGTGCCGGGTGCTGAAGGTCGCCCGCTCCTCGTACTACGCCTGGCACGAGGGCGAGGCCGCCCGCTGCAAGCGCCAGGCGGCTGACGACGCGCTCGCGCACGAGATCACCGTGGTGCACATCGCTTCCCGGCACACCTACGGTGTCCCGCGCATCCACGCCGAACTGCGCCGCCTGGGCCGGCGGGTGAACCGCAAGCGCATCGCCCGCGTGATGCGTGAGCGCGACATCCGGGGCGTCACCCGGCGCAGACGGCGTTCGCTGACCCGGCCAGACAAGAAGGCGATGCCGGCCCCGGACCTGATCGGCCGCGATTTCCATGCCAAGCGCCCCGGGACCAAGCTGGTGGGCGACATCACCTACCTGTCCACCGCCGAGGGCTGGCTCTACCTCGCCTGCTGGCTGGACCTGGCCACCCGCGAGGTCGTCGGCTATGCCATGGCCGACCATCACCGCGCCGAACTCGTCATCGACGCTCTCGACATGGCCCACGGCCGGGGCGGGCTGGAGCCCGACTGTGTGATCCACAGCGATCGCGGCAGCGAGTACACATCGGCCCAATTCCGCGCCCGAATCCGGGAGTTGGGGCTTCGGCAGAGCTGCGGGCGCACAGGATCATGTTTCGACAACGCTGCCGCGGAGAGCTTCTGGGCCCTGCTCAAGGAGGAGATCGGCACCCGTACCTGGCCCGACCGGGCCACCGCTCGCGCCGAGGTCTTCTCCTTCATCGAGACCTTCTATAACCGCCGCCGCCTGCGCAAGCACCGGACTTTCGGCTACCTCACCCCGGCCGAGACCAGGCAGCGGCATCAGCACACCCTCGCAGCATAACGATCACGTGTCCGAGATCACGGGGAAACTTCACATGGGCTAGCGAACACGGCCACGTTGGTCGTGTCCCTTCTTGTGGTGTAGCCGATCAACGGGACGTTGTGTTGGTGGTGTTGGGTAGCGCGGGGGCTCATTCGGGAGCTCGGTGGGCTTGCGTACAGCGGTGACCAGGCCGTTGAGGGGCTCTGGAGCGGTGCTTCGCCGGAGGTTTGGGTCTTGCCAGGCTGGCCCCAGCCCGCGAAGGTGATCACCTCAAGAAAGGCCAATCATGCAGGTGGTATTGCAATGAGCTTCGATCTCTATGTCTGGCACGAGCCGATGCCGATCACGGTCGACCGGGCACTTCTTGTCTGCCAGAGCTTGGCAGACGGCGATGACACCGTTGTTCAGCCTGACCCGCGGAATCTCGCCCTCCTGGATGATCTGCTGGTCGGGTTCCCCGACCCCGACGACCCGGATGACGATGAGATCGCAGGGTAGAGCTGGTCCATGCTGCCCTCGGGCAGGTAGCGGCGGGGGAAGGCGATCCATTCGTCGTGCAGCTCGAAGAGCACGGCGGTGACGAGCCGCAGGAGGGCGTCGTCGTTCGGGAAGACCTGGACGACATCGGATCGGCGCATGACCTCGCGGTTGATCCGCTCCAGCGGGTTGGTGGACTGGATCTTCTTCCAATGTCGCTCGGGGAATGCCGCGAAGGCGGTCAGGTCGTCCTTCGCCTCCAGCAGCATCGCCTTGACCTTGGGGAACTGCTTGCCGAGCATGTCGGCGACGGTGTCGAGCTGAGTGCGGACCGCGTCGGCGGTGGGCTGGGCGAAGATTGGGCGGGACCCGGCGCTACGGCCGGTGGCCGCCGGTTTCCAGGACCTTCATCTGGGCGGTCACGAGGGCGGTGGGAACCTCCTCGATCCGATGGGCCCGGGTGTTGAACGCAGAGAAGACTGCCACGGTGGAACCCGAGCGGATGACCTGGAAACTCTGGAGTGTCCTGACGGGATCGCCGTCCACGGCGGGAGACGATGAAACGACGTCGAGTTGGAACGACACCCCCTCGTCACCCTGATGCGGATCGCCGGTGCGACGCACGTCCTCGAAGGTCGTATCCGTCGGCCACTTCATCGTGTAGGCAGTGCAGGTCGCCAGGGCCGACCGCAGTTCGTCCATCACCCGCCCAGCGTCGGCCGCGCGATAGGACACGAGTTCCATGGTGGACGCTCTCTCCTTGCTCTGGGCCATGCGCGTCACGCTGCCGAGCGGCGCGTACCTGCTGGCGCCGCCCGCCACGGCGGAGCCGACCGGCGCGCAGGACACGGGATGTGCGGCCTCCTCGTGCAGGGCACGGACGGTGCCGTCGCCGAAGCCGTCCGTGCCGGCGCCCAGCCTGCTGACGGTCCACGCCGGCAGGTCCCGCTCGTCGACCACCGCCCGTCCGAGCTGACCCTGTGTCAGGGGGCGCTGTGTCGGGCTTTTCGGCGTCGGCGTCGCGGCGGAAGCCGTTCGCGCGGCGATCTCCGCGCCCGGGGCGTGGTCCGCGGTGGAGCCCCCGTCCTTCTCGGCACCGCAGCCGACCGCTCCGAGGCCCAGGACCATGCCCGCGGCGCCGACGGCCCATCTTCGTATGACGACGTCCTTCACTGCCCACCCCTGGATCGCATCTGTGAGGGGGATGGTACGGCCATGACCTCGGATGTTGCCCCCTGGACCCCAGGGTTGGCCGTCGTGCGCGCGTAGCGAGCGGGCATGCGCTTTCACTGGGATTGGATCGAGCATCTGATGCCTGTGCCGTACCTGCCGGCCCTCGGTCCAGTCCACCGGGGCAGCCTGGTGCCCCACGTGGCCGGGTCGCCGAAGACGAACTCGCCGCCGTGCTTGGGCCGCTTGGGCCCCACCACAAGGTCGGCACCAAACCCCGGCGAAAGGGTCGAGGGCGCCGGGATCGTTCGCCTCGTGCCGCAGTACTTCGGCGTGCTCCCGCAGTACCGCGGCCGCGGATACGGGCGGGCCCTGTGGCGCGCGGCTATGCAGTGGGGACACGAACACGGTGCGGCCTACCAGATCCTCCAGACCACGGTCGGGGGCGCCTCGGACTGGCTGTGCGCGGCAGAGGGTCTGGCGTCGCTCGGCGTCATCCTCCAGGCGGAAGCCTTCGGGCCGCGCGGGCAGTGAAAGTCGGTCGGGACCCTTGGTTCCGTGGCAGGGGCTGCACTCGTGGTCCTGGGAGGGCCGAAGCGCTCACCTCTGCACACGAACAGCCCACGCGCCATCTGAATCGTGGCTTCGCACTGGAGTCGTAGGCTGCCGCGCATGGAGCACCGCGAGGTAATGCAGGGAGTCGTTGCCGTACTGACGGAAGCCCTCGAGAGACGGCGACTGGTCCGCGAAGGCCAGGAGCAGGGCGACGAACCGGTATCCGGGATGATCTCGTCGCTCCTGACGGAGCTGATGCCGAAGCTGGCGTTCGCTCCCGACGCGACCGTCCGCGACGTGACCATGGCCGTCAAGCGCGAGTGGTCACCGGCCATCGAGCAGATGGCAGCCGCATTCGCCCTGGCGTTCGTCACGCTCGCCGAGGCGCACGACGACGGCGCAGCGGATGTGTCGACTGCTGACATCCTGCGCGCGCTGGCGCTGCATTTCGAGGAGGGTGACGCACAGGACTGAGGTGATCTCGCGCGTGTTTCGGTGCTTTCCTAGGGGCTGTCCCGTAACTGCGGTTGTGGACAGCCGCAGCCCCCTCAGGTGCTCGGGTTCTTCCATAGATGTCGCTCGCCCAGGGTCCCGAATCGCACGTCTCCGCGTTCAAGGTCGACGAGGATGGGCCGGCAGCCCAACAGCTGCTCTCTCGCATTACGAGAGGCGAGGTACTGCACGGAGTTGTAGGGCACGATCAGGAGCCCGTCGCTCTCCCGTACCCGCTCTGCGCCGATGGCGAGAGGCGGCTCGTCATCGCGCTGGCTGCGCGCGAGAAACGCCACCGCGACCTGCAGGGCCTCGTCCTGCTCCATCATCCGTCTCCGGTCCGTCGGCTCGAAGAAGGCCACTTCCCCATGGCCGGCGGCACGTCAGGCAGGGAGCGGCTCGTGAACGAACAGGACGGACAGAACGAACAGGATGGCCA
This portion of the Streptomyces sp. NBC_01571 genome encodes:
- a CDS encoding uridine kinase, with product MHATVRQLRDASTDVTGRPRVIAIDGRGGAGKTTLAERLRKVAPNSAIVHTDDVAWNHAYFDWGAVLVENILQPLHRGEAVDFRPDAWIAHDRPGSITIPADADFIWVEGTGIIREELAPWLDASVWMQGDLDEQERLLVVRDGDSPEQLEHVTNWLLEELPFMLREQPWARATMIVAGPPRIDHDPDTELVVAPPTSP
- a CDS encoding NADP-dependent oxidoreductase — encoded protein: MRAIITNRYGGPETLEFAETDDPKVSPDQVLVRVKAAGVNPVDWKIVAGYLDPIMYVHFPLVPGWDVAGVVEAVGLDTPEFSVGDEVFGYVRKDEVQHGTYAELVAAPVRTLARKPASLDWRQAAGVPLAGLMALQSLRRVGVSKGDTVLVHAAAGGVGSFAVQIAVAMGARVIGTASERNHDYLSSLGAEPVTYGDGHRLIDRVRQLAPEGVDAAVDNVGGDAVAASQDLLKDPSRLASIVDPGVTQRGGHHVWVRPDSADLAELAELADAGKLKVHIDRALPLAEAAEAFRLSQSGKTRGKLVLEVG
- a CDS encoding YdcF family protein; translated protein: MPEYPEYVAAAVFAVGGVVHAVLAPHRFSTAVLFCLAVTSAGLGEAARSAETHPTVVTVLAVAALLMTLALGLLLLVDSIVLVRRYGPQASLLATGAAGCALLAVLGFDAVVQTAGGEVAGALMVAVNAAAGYLSLLFLAFTVYVFVRGRSTPPPETTHVVVLGAGLNGDRPGPLLRRRLERALAVDDAGAPDADGVVFVVSGGQGDDEVRSEADAMADYLRARGVAADRIVREDRSVNTGQNLRFSAALMDRTASGHRATVVTSGFHVYRTALLARRAGVLVHVVGAPTSPAYWLSATLREFAAVLWLDRLPLIGLSLLLAVPVATAVFQR
- a CDS encoding inositol monophosphatase family protein, giving the protein MTDSADLTLAHQLADQADEIARRHFRAPDLGAEDKGDGSPVTNADREIECVLRASIRTEHPGDAFVGEEFGAHGRSSRRWIIDAIDGTASFIAGDPEWSTLIAREEHGTVTMGMVSAPALGRRWWATPGTGAWMGPCPSDPSAPPHRLTLTAGGNAKDAAIGIWPPPPRLSKAERVAAARLAAGTATVLPALNWASADPTTPPPSKPSTGSGTCHGALLVATGKLDAFLLLGAGPWDIAAVIPIVEEAGGTFSDLSGQRRTDTGAALFARPGLHQQLLGLPKPPN
- a CDS encoding transposase, translating into MGSKYTKRYTEEFKRDAIALVDSSGRTVTAVARELGISSESLRGWYRRAKADRGEGESGELTSAEREELKRLRKEVREQQQTIEILKKATAFFVKENDR
- a CDS encoding IS3 family transposase; the encoded protein is MNELYRLIRAEKANYPIVLLCRVLKVARSSYYAWHEGEAARCKRQAADDALAHEITVVHIASRHTYGVPRIHAELRRLGRRVNRKRIARVMRERDIRGVTRRRRRSLTRPDKKAMPAPDLIGRDFHAKRPGTKLVGDITYLSTAEGWLYLACWLDLATREVVGYAMADHHRAELVIDALDMAHGRGGLEPDCVIHSDRGSEYTSAQFRARIRELGLRQSCGRTGSCFDNAAAESFWALLKEEIGTRTWPDRATARAEVFSFIETFYNRRRLRKHRTFGYLTPAETRQRHQHTLAA
- a CDS encoding YrhB domain-containing protein; translated protein: MAFFEPTDRRRMMEQDEALQVAVAFLARSQRDDEPPLAIGAERVRESDGLLIVPYNSVQYLASRNAREQLLGCRPILVDLERGDVRFGTLGERHLWKNPST